A stretch of Ipomoea triloba cultivar NCNSP0323 chromosome 11, ASM357664v1 DNA encodes these proteins:
- the LOC115996201 gene encoding uncharacterized protein LOC115996201, translated as MALQWIILTYVVAVEVAVAILLTLPSPKPLRSRIVSLISLTLQPSLFIVPFAAFQLLDIYWKNEHRLMCTGEICTAAERDRYEKSIYKAQRNGILCVAACLLYWCIYRICKYNKEIQRMEEVEKRSKDN; from the exons ATGGCGTTGCAGTGGATAATTCTAACCTACGTCGTGGCAGTGGAGGTCGCCGTCGCTATTCTCCTCACGCTGCCATCGCCCAAGCCTCTCCGATCGCGGATCGTCTCTCTCATATCTCTAACCCTTCAGCCTTCGCTTTTCATTGTACCCTTCGCCGCTTTCCAGCTCCTTG ATATCTATTGGAAGAATGAGCACCGGTTAATGTGCACCGGTGAGATCTGCACTGCCGCCGAGAGAGACCGCTATGAGAAATCG ATCTACAAGGCTCAAAGGAATGGCATCCTTTGCGTGGCAGCATGCCTCCTCTACTG GTGTATCTACCGCATTTGCAAGTACAACAAGGAGATCCAAAGGATGGAGGAAGTGGAAAAGAGATCCAAGGACAACTAG
- the LOC115995881 gene encoding protein decapping 5-like — MAAIDAGRGSLVNLLTRCGARYQGYVSRVDSPEFMIALTDVKCFGTEGRRLDGQEYAGSERIYEFIIFRGSEVLELQFLTLPPAHQIGFVPNYMAGSMAHQTSTSTLLPMQNPGAGTATVTGLQHPPLLSVGPSSSSGQYATPESSLQTELQFLNLPPGQIGFVPNYMAGSIAHQASTSTLLPVQNPGGTATVAGLQHPPLLLPVGPANSTNLYPPTTHSSSGQWATPESSLQTELQFFNLPPAQIGLVPNYMAGSIAHQASTSTLLPMQNPGGTATVAGLQHPPLLPIGPSSSSGHCATPAESSLQTASQPVSQSFPTPSALGGLLPTPQQGRLPTPPPQGSSGRGRGSVASGQGRGKQLWRRRAER, encoded by the exons ATGGCTGCCATAGATGCGGGAAGGGGAAGTTTGGTTAATTTGTTGACGAGATGTGGAGCACGATATCAAGGATATGTCTCCCGTGTGGACTCTCCCGAATTCATGATTGCCCTCACTGATG TGAAATGCTTTGGAACCGAAGGGAGAAGATTGGATGGACAAGAGTATGCTGGAAGTGAGAGAATCTATGAATTCATTATCTTCCGTGGAAGTGAAGTCCTA GAGCTACAATTTTTAACTTTGCCACCGGCTCATCAAATTGGGTTTGTGCCAAATTATATGGCTGGATCTATGGCTCATCAAACTAGCACATCTACACTGTTGCCAATGCAAAACCCTGGTGCTGGGACTGCAACAGTCACTGGATTGCAACATCCTCCATTGTTGTCTGTTGGTCCTAGTTCCAGTTCAGGACAGTATGCTACACCAGAATCAAGTCTTCAAACG GAgctacaatttttaaatttgccACCTGGTCAAATTGGGTTTGTGCCAAATTATATGGCTGGATCTATTGCTCATCAAGCTAGCACATCTACACTGTTGCCAGTGCAAAATCCTGGTGGGACTGCAACAGTGGCTGGATTGCAACATCCTCCATTATTGTTGCCTGTTGGTCCTGCTAATTCCACAAATTTGTATCCTCCAACTACGCATTCCAGTTCAGGACAGTGGGCTACACCAGAATCAAGCCTACAAACG GAGCTACAATTTTTCAATTTGCCACCGGCTCAAATTGGGCTTGTGCCAAATTATATGGCTGGATCTATTGCTCATCAAGCTAGCACATCTACACTGTTGCCAATGCAAAATCCAGGTGGGACTGCAACAGTGGCTGGATTGCAACATCCTCCATTGTTGCCTATTGGTCCTAGTTCCAGTTCAGGACACTGTGCTACACCTGCAGAATCAAGCCTACAAACG GCTTCTCAGCCAGTTTCTCAATCATTTCCTACTCCAAGT GCACTTGGTGGTCTTCTTCCAACACCTCAACAGGGTCGTCTGCCAACACCACCACCTCAGGGCTCGAGTGGTCGTGGGAGGGGTTCTGTGGCATCTGGCCAAGGCCGTGGCAAACAACTATGGCGCCGTCGTGCCGAAAGATAA